In Miscanthus floridulus cultivar M001 chromosome 5, ASM1932011v1, whole genome shotgun sequence, one genomic interval encodes:
- the LOC136455197 gene encoding uncharacterized protein produces MDCSSLLVKAVVGADPDVGDARLLADKDLGAHNQWEQADDNGSQLNRFDKANWTSEGNTHIFCELCVEQIREGNCPNGQMKNIAYKIIAQKYFERTGLNHEVKQFKNRWTQCKTMWQWHDWSQGETGLGRNENGTIIADDDRKKYAECKKFRWAIPSYINHLVEMFQGNTVDGRSSCIPGGNSTLAHTYGEEDDQDGDAEEDRGTHASPMSTEYHQSKEGEQYHRFSLKPSQEEQESNDQGREGRLEEEQVEQDIDHCMSLVKECGLAEGTEELYVATMLFAQKYNRTIFKKLTRKVGVVEEVLPRLEWLNC; encoded by the exons ATGGACTGTTCTAGCCTCCTCGTCAAGGCGGTGGTGGGAGCGGACCCGGACGTGGGGGATGCCAGGCTGCTCGCGGACAAG GATCTTGGTGCCCACAATCAGTGGGAGCAAGCAGATGACAACGGCTCCCAGTTG AACCGTTTTGACAAGGCAAATTGGACAAGTGAAGGAAACACACATATATTCTGTGAACTATGTGTTGAACAAATTAGAGAAGgcaattgtccaaatgggcagaTGAAAAATATAGCTTACAAGATTATAGCCCAGAAATATTTTGAAAGGACTGGCCTCAACCATGAAGTCAAACAATTCAAGAACAGATGGACTCAATGCAAGACTATGTGGCAGTGGCATGATTGGAGCCAAGGTGAAACAGGATTAGGCCGCAATGAGAATGGAACAATCATAGCTGATGATGACCG AAAAAAATATGCAGAGTGCAAGAAGTTCAGATGGGCCATCCCATCTTACATCAATCACCTTGTAGAAATGTTCCAAGGTAATACAGTTGATGGACGGTCCTCGTGCATCCCTGGAGGAAATTCAACTCTAGCACATACatatggggaagaagatgatcaagatgGGGATGCAGAGGAAGACAGAGGCACCCATGCTAGTCCAATGAGTACGGAGTACCACCAGTCGAAAGAGGGGGAGCAGTACCATAGATTCAGCCTCAAGCCCAGCCAAGAAGAACAAGAGTCCAATGACCAAGGCCGTGAAGGG AGGTTGGAGGAGGAACAAGTGGAGCAGGACATAGACCATTGTATGAGTTTGGTAAAGGAATGTGGATTGGCCGAGGGCACAGAGGAGCTCTACGTTGCAACTATGTTGTTTGCCCAAAAATACAACCGAACAATATTTAAGAAATTGACAAGGAAGGTTGGCGTGGTTGAAGAGGTGTTGCCAAGACTGGAGTGGTTGAACTGTTAA